In Oryza sativa Japonica Group chromosome 1, ASM3414082v1, the genomic stretch CCGCTCACAATCAGAAAAGGGCGCACCATCTTCCCCGTATTATGAGCCACTTCAAGTGATACCACCTGAACAGAAATCTGGTCTAGAACCTTCCAGTCCCCATGTGGTAAAGCCAATCAAGAATGCACGGACAGACTATAAGGTATATGATGTAGAATTGGCTGCTCAAGGAAGCTACAAGGGCCATCGTGTGCCTCTTGTTTCTCTCATGAGTAAATGGAATGGTAAGCCCATTGTCGGTTACCCTATAACTGTGGAGGTTTTAAAAGATAGTAGTTCTGCGGCGAGCCGAAATGATCTGCGCCCAGCAACTAGCAGTCTTAACAACTTGCTAAAGAGGAGCGAACCTGCGGAACCAAGGCAAGCAAGATCGTCACATTCATCGAGACCTGCATCAAGACCAAAGCCCAGCGGTAAGAAAAAGATCTCAGAGCATGATACGGACAAGTCACGGCGGCCACACACAAAGAAATCAGCAACTTCACCGAGGAAAATGCGTAGGCTCTCATCTTTCGCCAGCAGTCGTAGAGATGGTGCAAGCAGGAAGCCCGTAGTTGGCAAGATTAGTGGGCCTACAATCGCGTGCATCCCGCTCCGACTTGTTTTCAGTAGGATCAACGAAGCTTTAAGTTTTCCAGTGAGATCAGAGAACCCTACATGAGGTGTGGGCTGCCAAGCCTGCGCTTGGAGATAGCCTGTGAACAGAGAGACATATTGCTAGTTTTGCATGTACATTAGCAGCcttataatttttataaaaaaaatattaatgccTGCCATGTTCATATCAGCTATGTGCTTGTAACCGTGTAATTGCGATTATCCGCCTTGGTTTCAGTTGAAGCATCCCACAGTGGGAGGAAAATAAGCACCTTGAATATACTGATTGCATCCGATCGTGGTAACGCGGCCTGAGTGTTCTTTTTGCTCATATATGCTGTGAAGGGTAGTTCATGCTTCAGGTTTGTTGCTGGAAACAAGCTGTGAAAGTTTTGAGCATCCAGGAGTATGCATTGTGTCGATGTACCGTCTTGCTCTTGCAAACAAAAATGTGGTTCTGCTTGTACATCCTGCGGCCAGAACTCGAGTAGAACTAGCATGTTAGGCTAATCACATTTTGATCCCGTAGAAACGTCATAATTTGAGTTTGGTGTTAGTATCAACAAATTCAATGCAAAACGTCGTCCCAATTGCACGCAAATTTCTAAAGGACGTAAAACATCGGATAATTCCACATAAATTTCTACAGTAAAATATCTTACTACGGAGGCAGTGCGCGCCTGGTATGACAAGATTGCACTCCGTCAGCATTTCGTAGCACAGTTTGCAAGTGGAACCATTAATCGAATAAAGTCGAACATCGATGCCACTTGAAACATAGAAATATGAACAGGCAGTTAAAACAGGCCCACAGCATCTGCCGCTTCGTTACAGTTAGGGGACAGACTTTTTCCAATAATATCCGACACAGAACACATCAAGCTTTTTGATAGTACTAATAGACTTAATTTACAGGGATAGAGCAACCAATTAAGTGTTGCTTGGTGCACAAACAAGCACACTATTGTGATCTAGATTGATAATCAAGAGCAGCAGCTGCTTTGCTGGGCAACAGGTTGGCCTCGCATTTGCACGGTTGCAGGCTTGCTTGCATTTGTAGCCGGTTGGCTTGCCATCCTATTCAAACAAAGAACAAGGTGTCAGGTAATGCAAGTGAATGCTAATACCAATAATGATGGTCCAGCAATAGTATGTTCATTTCTATGAATTCTTTCCTTATGTAACTATATATCAGGAGGTCATGATGATTAAGCACAAAATAGCAATTTCCTAGAATAAGCCTTCAAATATCTAGAGGGAATGTCACCTGTTCTTTATCTCTCCTGCCATGGTCATGAATGCCTTCTCCACATTTGTTGCATCCTTCGCACTGGTCTCCAGGAATGGTATTCCAATCTCATCAGCAAGGGCCTGTCAATGATTAAAACATATGTATGCCAGTTGAACAAGGTATAATCCACAAGGAAGTCAAAAGATATTTATGCGAGGGTAATGGAAACACAAAGCAAAAAAATACCTTGCCAGCCTCATAAGAAACCACTCTGTTCTCAGCTAGATCACACTTGTTCCCCACCAAGAGCTTGTTCACATTTTCACTAGCATACCTATCAATTTCATTCAGCCACTGCTTGACATTGTTGAAGCTCTCCTGATCAGTCACATCATAAACAACCTACATAACATACATTACATAATTAGCAAGCACGGGGTAATATTAATCCATGGGAGATGGATAGTGACATATGTGAAGAGTGCTCACAATGATCCCGTGGGCACCACGGTAGTAGCTGCTTGTAATGGTCCTAAATCGCTCTTGGCCAGCAGTATCCCACTGAAGGAGAACAAGTTGACATATCAGAGCTGAAGTTTCTTAGCAGTCTGGAAAAATGTTACAGCCTTCACTAGAATGGTTTACTTACAATTTGCAGCTTTATTGTCTTCCCATCTTGCTCAACAGTGCGGATTTTCTAGCAGGTCAAACATGGAGTGAAAAGGCTattaaggagaaaaaaaaaaggctcatTTGTGCAAACTTATGCACATGGAAAAATTGAACTTACAAAATCAACACCGATGGTACTGATATAGCTCTCCAGATATGAATCGTCCTGCAAAAGAAATGAGAAGATAGATCCTTTAATCAAGGCCAGGAGGAGCTACCAAACAAAAATATGATGCAGACTATGAATACAGCTGCCATAGCACATGATTCTAGAAGTAAACGCTCTCCCACTTGATCATCATTACTGGTTGCATTTCTGTCAGATGTAATGTTGGAAAATGAGGACATTGAAAACAGAAACTCTCCAGATCTTAACTCGTTTTAGGCGAGTCACTACTACTAACTAAATCAGTATCGACAAGCTTGTCCCGAAAGTATAGTAACTTGAGATGCCACAGACCTTgacaaaatgaccaaaacacctCAATCTTTTTTCCAAATTGTTCACGGAAACTACCCAAAGCAGAACAAAATTCAGATAAACTCTTATGATTATTTCTATGATTCTACGTAAGATTTTATCATTGGCCAAACAGCAAATAACATTATCAGGGCACCCTACGGAGGAACTTGTCATGCAAATTCAAGTCCATTACAAATCTCCCACGGCATTGTTTTTATCTTGGATCAATGAACATACCCCAAGCAATAAAGCAATCAATGTCTACTTTGTCACCGTTGCCGATGCCAAGTCATTATTCGCAAACATGCATCATACATATGCCTTGAATAAAACCAATTAGGTGATACTCTCTAGTCAAATTTTAAGTATCCTCTTATCTTTCCAATGAACTAAATTGGTGTCTTGAAAGTTCACAGGCTTCTGGCCACTTTGCCCGGGGACTTGCCATACGAGATGCATTCAAATAAACAAAACCTTAAATTAtaatctaaaaagaaaaaaaaagaaatctcaATACAGGGTAAGGAAGCGATCCTCACCGCAAACCTCAGAAGCAGGCAAGACTTCCCGACGCCCGAGTCTCCGATGAGCAGAAGCTTGAAGAGGTAGTCACTGCAGAATCACCCAAGCATCACATCACAGCACATCACATCAAATCAGTAAGTGCACCACAGCAAGCCAAGCAGCCAACGGCACGCAACAAACCCCCAACGAAGCAATAGAAACACTCATGGCGGACGAAGCGCGGAAAAGCGCATCCGAGAGAATCTGCTACTCCCTCCCGCCCTCCCGGCGTGGGGGAGGCGGGGACCAGACGACAGGTAACGACTAACTACCACCACCCACCTCCACAAGCAACCCCGTTCAACGAGAAGCAAGCGGGGGGGCGgactagcgccgccgccggaatccACGGCTCGGGGAGGCGAatcggcggctcgacggcgagaTCGGGTCCGCGCGCTTCGCTCCGCTCGACCCCGactccacccaccgccgccgacagCGAATACTCCAGACGGAACtacaggagaagaagaagaagaagaagaaggggagaCTTACTACTCGGGattcatggcggcggcggcgaaggcggcgaatctccgggaggcgaggcggcggaggcggcggcgacgaccgaggGCGGCGAGGAATTTGGGGGGAGAAAGCGGAGcacgaggaggggagggggggaaagGGGGGGTGGAGTGGGAATaaaaaagggggagaggagaCGTAGCGGGGGTTGGGGTTTGGGTTGTCGAGTGGGGCACGTCTCGTGGAGTCCAGGGCGGCAGCAGTGGTAGTCTAGTAGAGGCAGCGGCCGCGGCCAGCCATGAATGCCACGACACGAACCACCCGGGTTGGTGGGTGGTTGGTTGCTTGCGGGTTTCGGAGTCTCCGCCGTGGGGCCCACCCACCTCCCAGATTCCCGCagttgggccgggccgggccgagaTACCCCCCCTCTATTTCCAGCCAAGGCCTCCTCTGTCTCGATTGCTCCAATACCCAAAAAGAGAAGGATTgtaatagtttttttattttttattttggtgaAACCAGGTCACCCGGGTTCAACTCTAGGATTTGACATGTGCTAATTATTCTTGTATTAGtgatagaaaatatatttatttacagCACGATATTCTTAGTGACTTCGTCAAATCTTAAGACACTTTCGAATGTGAGTTTTCTGCAAGAGGTGTAAGGAGACGAAGTAACTAGAAGCTGGAGACGCCCAAAGAGTTGAAGAAATCCAAAAGGTAAATGAACTGATGGATAGATATCCAAGTCTAAGAAGAAGAAATCTTATTATCAGCTAAAATTAGCACTTCCAGACAGTTAACTTCGGATGCTCCTGACGAACCCTGCTAGCACAAAcagcaaaaaaacaaaacaaaacaaaaacgtGTTCATCTCACAGGAAGGTCAAAGGCGCAGGCATGTGGTCAAGGTCAACTTGTTGGCTATCTGAATAGTCGTTGATACTCGGTGAAATTTCTCCACATAACATCTGGCACCAGCAGGCGCAGCAACCACCAATTTTGATGTTTCAGTTTCTTATAGAATACTAGTATCGCTGTATCGCTGTAAGACAGTTCATTTTGTTGCCGAAAAAAATGGATTTACTTGTTTGCGAAGTGTGGGAAATCCTTCCGAACAGAAATGTAGGTTTGCTTTCGCTTTTGGATTTCAAGTGGTGGACATTTATCCTTCAGAAATGTCCTGTGTTTCGTTATTGTACGCAAGATTCTCAAAGGATCAAACAACGGTACGTTCCAACTTTTGGTGATGGTAGTACGTAGTAGTATGTTTTTAAATGCGATGGTTAGGCCATTTCCGGAAGAAAAGAGCCTAACCATGTCAATCCCTTGACCTGTAAGATTATGCTAGCTGGGCGGCGGCAGCTGACTTGTAAATTCCTATGGAGATGTCACTTGTTCATTCCTGCAAACTACTTCCCGGGTCCCACGTCCCTTCGACCACCTTGAGTACTCATAGTATATCTtggttatttatttatttataaaacgacatctatttaaaaatatactctcttcgtcctaaaataagtgcagttttacactgTTCATATTCAATGgttaatcgttcgtcttattggAAAAAacaattatgattagtatttttattgttattagatgataaaacatgaatagcactttatgtgtgactattttaaaaaaaaattataaatttttcaaataagatggacggtcaaacatcAGACATGGATTTTCAcggttgcacttattttgggatggaggtagtactccGTGAGAAGCACTTTATATATAACAGGCAAAATTAGTGGTAAAACACCAAAAATTCTGATTTTGGTTTATAACACCGAAAATTCACGGTTCAATTTTTCGAAAGCTTTCGTGGCATTTTGCCTAGCATATACTACTATTATAGTATTAGGAAGGAGAATGCCTCCGTGCAGGTCTCATCCAGCACCTATGCCACTGCTTCTTCCATCGACATGCATTGCTCTTGCTGACCACCATACCTAAGCGAGAGGCCAGTCTagatttttttacattttaaatctttttaaaacttattttacaaacaTACCCCTGAAAAAACGTATTCCCAAAATGGATCTTTTTCACGGCACTAACACTATTGGCGCAGTGGTTTAATATGATGGCATCAAGGACATTGACGTTGTCCCACTAGTTTCCTCGGAGAAGCTAATTCACTTATATCAATATAAATGGGGTGACATCAATGTCATGGAGGCCGAGGACCAATTTgtaatcaaaatttcaaaagtgaactatttgtaaatatttttttattacaaacaagtcatttttcattatttttttataaattattctCTATGCCAATGACATTAGAGCATCACCAATGTATATGGCAAAAgtgatccatatagatgggacccacataaaGAGACTTTAACTATAGCAATTTCCACAATGTATATAGATACAAGGTAGCATTAGAAGATATGAAAGAAATAGAGATAGATAGTATTATTTATTCCATATAGGTAGTCCATATGCTTATGGATACCTTTTGTTATTTTCTCCATATAGATTAGTTACACAATGGTAATAGGTAGTTGAATGGAATATAATATTGCCTATAGACTACTTTTGCtttacattgtggatgcccttagtGTCGTTCCTATTCATATAAATGACTTAGCTTCTCCGAGGAGGCTAGGGGACCGTACCAATATCATTGGCACCGTTATATTGGACCATGGCGTCAATGACATTGGCGTCGTGGAAAAGCTTCATTCCtataataagttttttttgtGATCTATTGTAAAATAAGTTCTCACAATAACCAAAAACTGAAGAAAAAATCCAGCAATGCCAATACCAGCTCCACCTCCATGACAAAGGCCGTCTTCACATCTCTCTTTCATGAAGTGGTAGAAAAAGTAACGGATGTATTTTTTCTGTGTTACAGAATTGGAAACGTGAACTTTTGATCCTACTATGGAACTATGGAAGAAATCAATTTTGCCTTCGTAATATTGTCGCTGCATATTTCCTGTGAAGACGTTTCTCTCACTGTCGTGCCATGTCCAGGTTATCTCTTCGCATACGTACGTGATGATCCTGGTGACACGGCAAACGGGCTACGCTAGTCCGGTATTTACTGCAGATGCTTGATCCAGTCGCCGATCGAAAACATTTCAAGTTGAGACGCCATACGCGTACATTCCTTTCCCTCAAAACCCTCAACCCAGGGAACAGTGACACTACACTAGCACACATTACATCATTGTTTGGCTCAttcaacggaaaaaaaaaaccaatcggtatatttacaaataaaaaataatttgtgaataatatatACGTgtatgttcttagcgatctaaacgcaaaggctgaaaaataaactacaacgaaaaaaccccaaa encodes the following:
- the LOC4324675 gene encoding ras-related protein RIC1, producing MNPEYDYLFKLLLIGDSGVGKSCLLLRFADDSYLESYISTIGVDFKIRTVEQDGKTIKLQIWDTAGQERFRTITSSYYRGAHGIIVVYDVTDQESFNNVKQWLNEIDRYASENVNKLLVGNKCDLAENRVVSYEAGKALADEIGIPFLETSAKDATNVEKAFMTMAGEIKNRMASQPATNASKPATVQMRGQPVAQQSSCCS